The Streptomyces sp. NL15-2K genome contains a region encoding:
- a CDS encoding TOBE domain-containing protein, producing MSLSIRNQLPGTVAAVTPGEVMATVKVRLTGGQDLTAAITREAADDLGLGTGSAVRALVKSTEVSLATAPVEGLSIRNQLPGTVTDIATGGAMATVRIGIEDGELTAAITNDAVTDLGLSTGVPVVALIKSTEVALASA from the coding sequence GCCGTCACCCCGGGCGAGGTCATGGCAACGGTCAAGGTCCGCCTGACCGGCGGCCAGGACCTCACCGCGGCGATCACCCGGGAGGCGGCCGACGACCTCGGCCTCGGCACCGGGTCGGCCGTACGCGCGCTGGTGAAGTCGACGGAGGTCTCCCTCGCCACCGCCCCGGTCGAGGGCCTGTCGATCCGCAACCAACTCCCGGGCACGGTCACCGACATCGCCACCGGCGGCGCCATGGCCACCGTCAGGATCGGCATCGAGGACGGCGAGCTGACCGCCGCGATCACCAACGACGCGGTCACCGACCTCGGCCTCTCGACGGGCGTCCCGGTGGTCGCCCTGATCAAGTCGACCGAGGTCGCCCTGGCGAGTGCCTGA